In the Oncorhynchus nerka isolate Pitt River linkage group LG6, Oner_Uvic_2.0, whole genome shotgun sequence genome, actttaataatggaacacaggtcactttaataatggaactctagtcactttaataatggaacacaggtcactttaataatggaactctagtcactttaataatggaacacaggtcactttaataatggaacaaaggtcactttaataatggaacactggtcactttaacaatggtcactttaataatggaacacaggtcactttaataatggaacacaggtcactttaataatggaacacaggtcactttaataatggaacacaggtcactttaataatggaacacaggtcactttaataatggaacacaggtcactttaataatggaacacaggtcactttaataatggaacaaaggtcactttaataatggaacacaggTCACTTTAACaaaggtcactttaataatggaacacaggtcactttaataatggaacactagtcactttaataatggaactctagtcactttaataatggaacacaggTCACTTTAAcaatggtcactttaataatggaacactggtcactttaataatggaacactggtcactttaataatggaacacaggTCACTTTAAcaatggtcactttaataatggaacactggtccctttaataatggaacactggtcactttaataatggaacactggtcactttaataatggaacactggtcactttaataatggaacactggtcactttaataatggaacactggtcactttaataatggaacactggtcactttaataatggaacactagtcactttaataatggaacactggtcactttaataatggaacacaggtcactttaataatggaacactggtcactttaataatggaacactggtcactttaataatggaactctagtcactttaataatggaacactggtcactttaataatggaacaccggtcactttaataatggaacacaggtcactttaataatggaacacaggtcactttaataatggaacactggtccctttaataatggaacactggtccctttaataatggaacactggtcactttaataatggaacactggtcactttaacaatggaacacaggtcactttaataatggaacacaggtcactttaacaatggaacactggtcactttaataatggaactctagtcactttaataatggaactctagtcactttaataatggaactctagtcactttaataatggaactctagtcactttaataatgtttacatgctgTTTTATCTACTTACTATGTATGTAATGTGTTCTAGTCAAGGCCTATCCTATttaactattgctgtacatacagtatactatTATGTCCATGTTttcttcagatatactacatattctattcCTCAACTGTCCACAATGTCTGTacatcacatatatatatatatatatatatatatatatttatacacttCGGCAACTCGACATTGCTctttatttcttaattccattattttactttaagATTTGTGAATATtttttgtgaattgttagatattactgcactgttggagctaggaacacaagtaaTTCGCCACGCCCACAATAAcctctgctaaatatgtgtatgagaCCAATAGAATGTGATTTTATGTCACAATCAAACCAGAAACATAGCACTTTTTCTGCAAGGACATTTTAGTtttgatgtgatttgattggtgtgaagccataTCCAAACTGGCCTCCCTTGTTATTTTTTTGCTGCACCAGAACCACCCATAGTTGAGCTCAGCTCAACGCTGATAATTTCATCATTTTATTATCAACTGAGGCGGAATGCTCTGCGACAACATGTCATACTcattttgaccagacagcatcagatacatgagctacacatactgagacagaggggcgctgtttcttCTCTGACGATTTAGAGGACAATTAAGAAAACACAAGACAAAAGAACAATCTGAGAAACTAAAAATATTTTGTTGGGCTACACTGGCATGGAATCGTCCAAATGTCAGAGTAGTTAACCATATTAATCATCTTCACATACGAATGCAATACAGAGTTTCAGTGGATCCTCATTTTTTGTCAAAGTGAAAGTAGTTTCTGAACTGTAATCAAAAGGGGACACAACGTTCATCAGCCCATTCTAATTGATAGAATTTCCATTTAAGGCTTTTCTCAATGCCCTCCCAGTCTATAAAACCCACGAGGGTGTCAGGATCTTCATAGCCCTCAAATTGTCTTGGTCTTAGGAACCTGGATAAGCTGCGTACACTGTAGATGTCTGGACAAACCTGCCTTGTATCACACGTAGCGCGACCCTTCTCTGTCCACCACTGAAGGAACTTCCTGGGGTCAGTGATGTCCAGTCCAGACTGAAGCGAGGTCTCTCGCTTTTTCACATCTGTCTCGTGTCTCTTTATTTCAGTCAGATGTTTCTCCATTTTGATATTGACAAGACCATccctcctgtctatctctctcatcGCCTCCTGTTCTCTTTGCTTCAGCTTGTTGATTACTTCCTCAAACACGGTCCTGATGTTTTCCTTGACTTGGCTggatttctctcctctcttagaGATGTTTCTTTGTTGACTTTCTCTTTTATGTTGCGCTTTGTTCAAGTCTTCCTTCAGTATACCCAATGCTGTGACCACTTCTGTCATCAGATCCTCCTGTGCCTCTCTCACAGGTCTGAATGTGTGTCCTCTGTGGTCTCTCCCTTCCTTACAGACCAGGCAGATCAGCTTCCTGTCTGTCACACAGAACAGCTTCATAGCTTCTC is a window encoding:
- the LOC115126207 gene encoding nuclear factor 7, brain-like, which codes for MNSERDTVSSRMATSSSTLTDPLYCAICTEIFNNPVSLSCQHTFCKRCLEQSREAGLPPCCPECRAPIMERNFQINRLVRNMADQLRLGQSRQENTGGQRSTAEKGDECLEHGEAMKLFCVTDRKLICLVCKEGRDHRGHTFRPVREAQEDLMTEVVTALGILKEDLNKAQHKRESQQRNISKRGEKSSQVKENIRTVFEEVINKLKQREQEAMREIDRRDGLVNIKMEKHLTEIKRHETDVKKRETSLQSGLDITDPRKFLQWWTEKGRATCDTRQVCPDIYSVRSLSRFLRPRQFEGYEDPDTLVGFIDWEGIEKSLKWKFYQLEWADERCVPF